The following nucleotide sequence is from Ailuropoda melanoleuca isolate Jingjing chromosome 12, ASM200744v2, whole genome shotgun sequence.
TCCCTAAACTTAGGATGacaagcagaggagaggagggacgGGTCCTTGAGTTTGGGTGCACAGGTGGGGACCAGCAGCGTCCAGTAGAAAATGGAGGTCATGGCTGGGGATCCTGGTGTTTGCAGTAGTTGGAGGCTCTTGGGGACCATACAGGGGTGGGGGCTTGTGGGAGCTGGGTTGGGGATACACAGCTGTTGGGTGCTGAGACTTGAGTCTGTGGATTCAGAAGAGCTggaacttggggcgcctgggtggcacagcggttaagcgtctgcctttggctcagggcgtgatcccggcgttatgggatcgagccccacatcaggctcttccgctatgagtctgcttcttcctctcccactccccctgcttgtgttccctctctcgctggctgtctctgtctctgtcgaataaataaataaaatctttaaaaaaaaaaaaaaaaaaaaaaagaagagctggaACTTATCCTAGGCCAGGAGATAAGAGCACAGCCACAGTTGAAAATGCATGTTTGAAGCATGCTGTGGATCTAGAAGAGCCTGCCTGGAGACTAGGAAGcagaaagagcagggagagggttGGGGCTGTGGGGCACAGCCCAGGACAGAGCCCTGAGGGTCCTGGAGGAGGCCATGGGTGCTCTGCTGGCACCTGCACCTGCTCTGagtgccctcctctctccctctccttctctttgctcACTTTCTCTGCTTTGCAAACCCAGACATAAACGAGCTGAACCTGCCCAAGACGTGTGACATCAGCTTCTCAGATCCAGACGATCTCCTCAACTTCAAGCTGGTTATCTGTCCTGATGAGGTAAGGGCACACTCAGTTGGACTCCCAGGCATGGGCGGACTCCCGGGGGGGGCGGTTTGGGGGCAAGGGACACCTTGAGTTGGGAGACCTGGTTTACCTTCCAGGCCCTGCAGGGTGGTGTCCTAagactttttctctttcccctcgcAGGGCTTCTATAAGAGTGGGAAGTTTGTGTTCAGTTTTAAGGTGAGTCCCCGGTGGGCAGGGATAGAGAGATAGAGGCAGCAGCTGAGGCCCGCCCCAGCCAGGCACTGCTAGGGCACCTTtctatcttctctctcttcttggagCCAGGTGGGCCAGGGTTACCCACATGACCCCCCCAAGGTGAAGTGTGAGACGATGGTCTATCACCCCAATATTGACCTCGAGGGCAACGTCTGCCTCAACATCCTCAGGTGAGGGCCCTGACTTTAGACTGCACAggtctctgtcccttccctccttcttgtGGTCTGTGGTTTTCTATCTCTTCATCTCCACATTTTCTTCCTCAAGTCTTGACCTTAGCTTTCTCGCTGGCctttcctgctctgtgccctccCCCTAGCCTCTCACATCTGCACTGTCCTGTGCCCTGGGCCTGACCTGTTCAGTCCCAGCAGGCTCTGTGTTGGCCATCCATTCACCAGCCCCTGACCCTGATTCTCTGTCCACAGAGAGGACTGGAAGCCAGTTCTTACGATAAACTCCATAATTTATGGCCTGCAGTATCTCTTCTTGGTGAGTACGGGTGGGTGGGTGAGGCTGGGGAAGGTTGGCCCTCTCTGCTCTTAGAGCCTGTTGACCCCCACCTATACCGGCCACAGGAGCCCAACCCCGAAGACCCACTGAACAAGGAGGCCGCCGAGGTCCTGCAGAACAACCGGCGGCTGTTTGAGCAGAATGTGCAGCGCTCCATGCGGGGTGGCTATATCGGCTCCACCTACTTTGAGCGCTGCCTGAAATAGGCTTGGCGCACACCCACCCCTGCCAGGGCCACCAGCCCCGGCGTCccctgcaaatatttattgggggcCACAGGTGGGGGGTATGGGGTGGCCGGTGGGGGAATCCCATGCCCTGGccttgcctcccctccctgccacccgctcctagttatttttttttttaaccaccatgTGATTAAGGTCGGCACTGCCTCCCCCGACCCGCTCAGCGATGGGAAATGAATTGGCTTGTCTAGCCCCCAGCTGGGTGCTGTCCAACCCCCCActctgggctctggggtgggTGGCCAAGGGGACTGGGTGGCTGGGGCTCGGGCACCCCACCTCTCCACCACTGGAGGTCCCACCAGGCTATTAAAGGGGAATGTTACTGCAtggcctctgcctcttccttctgtgggggtgggaggggcaggtaATGTCCACCAGAGCTCTTGCACCAAGACTGGTGGGAGATGTGTGGTTACAGGTGGCACTGGGGCACCCCGCAGCAGGCTACCCAGTGCGTGAAAcagccctggggggtgggggtaataGGGGGACAACACCCCAAGCCTCAGGCTGGGTGGGATGAATCCCAGTCGACCAGCGAGGGGCAGGAGCAGTAACCACTTGCTTCCTGCTTGGTAAGCCGGTGTAAAGACCGTGCCatctccagctctgccccttcctgccatgATTGGGCCCACCAAGAACCCTCCCTGGTGCCACCAGGTGCCTGAAATCCACAAACATTAGGGAAACGTCGGGGTCTGTCGGATGAGCTAGGCCCTCTAGTGGGTGCGGTGGTGGGATGCGGGACCCCTGGGGTGGCCGGACGGAAGGCGCCCGAAGATGCACCGACCCAGCGGGCACTGGGATCCCAGGCCAGTCTCCGCTGGAACCTAAGGAATAAATACCTTCAGGCCGGCCAGAGAGAGACGGAAGCTGGTGCGCATGCGCCTAGATGCCGGCCTACTTGCGCACGCGCACTCCTGTCCCCTCTCGTCGCTCCGGGTGCCGGTGGAGCGTGTGACGTCAGACTAGTTCTTCCGGAAACGGCGGCGACGGCAGAAAGTACCGAGGGGCTATCGTTGGTGGGCGCGCCTGAGAACCGAGTGAGAGGAGCGTAACCCGGAAGCGGAAGCGGATTCCCGTCCCAGCTCCGGTGAGTGGCCCCTGCCGGGCCGCGGGTCCCGGGTGGGTGCGTGGGCGACGGCATACGAGGGCCTCTTCGCCGGGGTGTTGACTGCCTCGGCCATCCACGGAACCCTAGCCTCGTCATCGAGCCACCTTGCTCTCGGTTTGCGGGCCTCTCGATGCCCCCCAGGCTCTGTCCTGGATGAACAAGGCGCCCCAACACCCATCATCCCGTTCTGGTTGTACAGGGGTCCCCAAGGACCCCAGATTCTTCCACATCTTCAGAGCTCCCCGGCATCCATCATGTCTTTAGTGTACTGGGTGCCCCCAACGCCCCACAACCATATTATTCGCACCCAGGTTCCCTCCCCATTCAGGGCCACCCTTCCCCCGTCCGAATGCTAATTCATACGTTGTCAGCTTCAGAATCCCTATATCCACTTTGTTCTTGGCACTCAGACCCTCCACCTACCTTGCCATCCCCTGTCGGGCCCCCACAATTGCCCTATCCTTGGCGCTCAGGGTCCCAAATGCCTCAGTGCACCCTCACACATCCACTTCCGTTCTCAGCCCCATCAGACTCCAGGGCCTCACTATTGTCTGGAAAGAGAGGCTTATGAAGCCTTGAATCTCCTTTAGGGCACTATGATGAAGGGCTGGGGTGGGTATGTTGTGGATGACTTCCAGATCTTGCTGGCCCCACTTCCACCCATGGGGCTACTTCAATGTTCAGGGAACTTTTTGGCCTTCCATTAACGCTTCCTCTGCCTGCTTACCCCTTTGCATTTTGCAAGCCCCCCACAACTACCCCCCCCCATGCACATTGTGACCCTGGCTCTGCTTCTTGCCCTTTTTCTGGGCCCCACACCACTTTGCACCTAGGCTTCACGCTTGTCACAGGCCCACTGGTGGGCTCCTGCTACCATGGATTTGTTGTTTGGGCGCCGGAAGACACCAGAGGAGCTGCTGAGGCAGAACCAGCGAGCCCTGAACCGTGCCATGCGAGAGTTGGACCGTGAGCGACAGaagctagagacccaggagaAGAAAATCATCGCAGACATCAAGAAGATGGCCAAGCAAGGGCAGATGGTGAGCTCAGTTGGGCACAGGCTGGGACACAGGGTTAGGTGCTGTGGTTTGGTCAGGCACTGTGGGAACGGTGGAGTGTGACAGGACACCAACAGGTACTTTGAGAGAAATCAAGGGCGAGCAGAGCTTCCCTATTTTGGGTATCCAGAAAGGCGGCCTCCCAGGTGATACCAGAGCCACAAGCCTTGAGTAATGGAGAATGAGCCTATGAAGATCCAAGCAGCCAACATGTCAAACAGATGAGGTAGCAACTGTTCCCTGAGGGAGTGATAGGTGAGCTCAGAGTAGACGGTAGACAGGACCAGTTGAAATCCTGGGCTACAGTGGGAGCTGAGTCAAAGGGTTTAATGCAAGAGAGGTGTGGCCTGGAACTCAGTGTGACCTGGAGGTCagtaaaataaatggagacaGCCTGAACCAGTAGGGAGCAGAGCCTGTGACAGGTGACAGTTTAAACCTGAGCAGCTGGGTTGAAGAGGTTCTGTTTCCCAGGATAGGCAAGGCAAGGAAGAcatttggggaagtcaaaagctGAGCTGTGTATAGATTTGTATTTCTGATAAAGTGCTTGAGATATGAGCCTGCGTGACATGGAGAGACAAACTCTTCAGCCAGGATAGAAATTCAGGAATAGGTATGAGTTAAGGGAGTGTCACTCTAGATATGGAGGGGAAAGGGTCCCTATAGAGTTTGTATGTCAGACAGGTAAACGTACAAAGGAGACTGTGCAATGGTGATCCAAAAGGCGTAAGGGTGAgattgggaggggggagggggcagtgacCACATGTAAGTATCAGCTGGAATGGTGCAGTGGGAGCGAGCATCCTCCCTTGGCCCACTCCGTCACCTTTGTCCACTCCTCAGGATGCTGTGCGTATAATGGCAAAAGACCTGGTGCGCACTCGGCGTTATGTGCGCAAATTTGTGTTGATGCGGGCCAACATCCAGGCGGTGTCCCTGAAGATCCAGACACTGAAGTCTAACAACTCAATGGCGCAAGCTATGAAGGGGGTCACCAAAGCCATGGGCACCATGAACAGACAGGTGCgcctctcccaatcccccaccctcccccccagctAACCCCCAACTAACCCTCCCCACGCCCCACTTCCAGCTGAAGTTGCCTCAGATCCAGAAGATCATGATGGAATTTGAGCGACAGGCTGAGATCAT
It contains:
- the UBE2M gene encoding NEDD8-conjugating enzyme Ubc12, which codes for MGVPSSLPLLLFAHFLCFANPDINELNLPKTCDISFSDPDDLLNFKLVICPDEGFYKSGKFVFSFKVGQGYPHDPPKVKCETMVYHPNIDLEGNVCLNILREDWKPVLTINSIIYGLQYLFLEPNPEDPLNKEAAEVLQNNRRLFEQNVQRSMRGGYIGSTYFERCLK
- the CHMP2A gene encoding charged multivesicular body protein 2a; translated protein: MDLLFGRRKTPEELLRQNQRALNRAMRELDRERQKLETQEKKIIADIKKMAKQGQMDAVRIMAKDLVRTRRYVRKFVLMRANIQAVSLKIQTLKSNNSMAQAMKGVTKAMGTMNRQLKLPQIQKIMMEFERQAEIMDMKEEMMNDAIDDAMGDEEDEEESDAVVSQVLDELGLSLTDELSNLPSTGGSLSVAAGGKKAEAAASALVDADADLEERLKNLRRD